From one Triticum urartu cultivar G1812 chromosome 3, Tu2.1, whole genome shotgun sequence genomic stretch:
- the LOC125545152 gene encoding trans-cinnamate 4-monooxygenase, whose amino-acid sequence MDFVFVEKLLVGLLAAVVGAIVVSKIRGRKLRLPPGPFPVPIFGNWLQVGDDLNHRNLAAMARKFGEVFLLRMGQRNLVVVSSPPLAREVLHTQGVEFGSRTRNVVFDIFTGEGQDMVFTVYGDHWRKMRRIMTVPFFTNKVVQQYRPGWEAEAAFVVDNVRADPRAATDGVVLRRHLQLMMYNNMYRIMFDRRFESMDDPLFLRLRALNGERSRLAQSFEYNYGDFIPVLRPFLRGYLRLCKEVKETRLKLFKDYFLDERKKLVSTKAVEDNGGLKCAIDHILEAEQKGEINEDNVLYIIENINVAAIETTLWSIEWGLAELVNHPEIQQKLRDEMDAVLGVGHQITEPDTHKLPYLQAVIKETLRLRMAIPLLVPHMNLHDAKLAGYNIPAESKILVNAWFLANNPEQWKRPDEFRPERFLEEEKHVEANGNDFRYLPFGVGRRSCPGIILALPILGITIGRLVQNFVLTPPPGQDKLDTTEKGGQFSLHILKHSTIVAKPRVF is encoded by the exons ATGGACTTCGTCTTCGTGGAGAAGCTCCTCGTGGGCCTCCTCGCGGCCGTGGTGGGCGCCATCGTCGTGTCCAAGATCCGGGGCCGCAAGCTGCGGCTGCCGCCGGGCCCCTTCCCGGTGCCCATCTTCGGCAACTGGCTGCAGGTCGGCGACGACCTGAACCACCGCAACCTGGCGGCGATGGCGCGCAAGTTCGGCGAGGTCTTCCTCCTCCGCATGGGCCAGCGCAACCTGGTGGTGGTCTCCTCCCCGCCGCTGGCCCGCGAGGTGCTCCACACGCAGGGCGTGGAGTTCGGGTCCCGCACCCGCAACGTGGTGTTCGACATCTTCACCGGCGAGGGCCAGGACATGGTGTTCACCGTGTACGGCGACCACTGGCGCAAGATGCGGCGCATCATGACCGTGcccttcttcaccaacaaggtGGTGCAGCAGTACCGGCCCGGGTGGGAGGCCGAGGCGGCCTTCGTGGTGGACAACGTCCGCGCCGACCCCAGGGCCGCCACCGACGGCGTCGTGCTCCGCCGCCACCTGCAGCTCATGATGTACAACAACATGTACCGCATCATGTTCGACCGGCGGTTCGAGAGCATGGACGACCCGCTGTTCCTCCGCCTCCGGGCGCTCAACGGCGAGCGCAGCCGCCTCGCGCAGAGCTTCGAGTACAACTACGGCGACTTCATCCCCGTCCTCCGCCCCTTCCTCCGCGGCTACCTCCGGCTCTGCAAGGAGGTCAAGGAGACCCGCCTCAAGCTCTTCAAGGATTACTTCCTGGACGAGAGGAA GAAGCTGGTGAGCACCAAGGCCGTGGAAGACAACGGTGGGCTCAAGTGCGCCATTGATCACATCCTGGAGGCGGAGCAGAAGGGGGAGATCAACGAGGACAACGTCCTCTACATCATCGAGAACATCAACGTCGCAG CGATCGAGACGACGCTGTGGTCGATCGAGTGGGGGCTGGCGGAGCTGGTGAACCACCCGGAGATCCAGCAGAAGCTGCGGGACGAGATGGACGCGGTGCTGGGCGTCGGGCACCAGATCACGGAGCCGGACACGCACAAGCTCCCCTACCTGCAGGCGGTGATCAAGGAGACGCTGCGGCTGCGCATGGCCATCCCGCTGCTGGTGCCCCACATGAACCTCCACGACGCCAAGCTCGCCGGCTACAACATCCCCGCCGAGAGCAAGATCCTCGTCAACGCCTGGTTCCTCGCCAACAACCCCGAGCAGTGGAAGCGGCCCGACGAGTTCCGGCCGGAGCGCTtcctggaggaggagaagcacgTGGAGGCCAACGGCAACGACTTCAGGTACCTGCCCTTCGGCGTCGGCCGCCGGAGCTGCCCCGGCATCATCCTCGCGCTGCCCATCCTCGGCATCACCATCGGCCGCCTCGTCCAGAACTTCGTGCTCACGCCGCCGCCCGGCCAGGACAAGCTTGACACGACTGAGAAGGGTGGCCAGTTCAGCCTCCACATCCTCAAGCACTCCACCATCGTCGCCAAGCCCAGAGTGTTCTAA